From Nitratidesulfovibrio vulgaris str. Hildenborough, a single genomic window includes:
- the ldhH gene encoding L-lactate dehydrogenase (quinone) large subunit LdhH: MQNSKTLKEYRKELQESLDNEFLRNAMDKFAVAYRASRANAFKDIDEKAIIAEVADAKDHAAKNMDTLYAQFKAEAEKRGVKVHLARTAAEANEIIARIARDNNCKKAIKSKSMTAEETHLNHRLEEDNVEVIETDLGEWIIQMRHEGPSHMVMPAIHLSRYQVADLFSEVTKQKQEVDIQRLVKVARRELRTHFATADMGISGANFAVAETGTIGLVTNEGNARLVTTLPRVHVALAGLDKLVPTLHDALRSLKVLPRNATGQAITSYVTWIGGANECEACVDGRKEMHIVFLDNGRRALAEDPLFSQVLRCVRCGACANVCPVYRLVGGHKMGHIYIGAIGLILTYFFHGRDKARNLVQNCINCESCKHICAGGIDLPRLIKEIRARLNEEEGMPVETTLMGKMLKNRKLFHTLLRFAKWAQKPVTGGTPYIRHLPQIFAKDHGFKALPAIADKPFRDEWETVRPRIAKPKLRIALFSGCVQDFVYPEQMKAAVKVIASQNVDIDFPMDQSCCGLPVQMMGEREATIEVARQNVMAFDAARYDYIVTLCASCASHLKETYPKLLTGHPEMTTRVRQFSNKIIDFSSFVHDVLGMKSDAFKGGSNEKVAYHSSCHLCRGLGVVEQPRNLIAASGATYCKAEEEDVCCGFGGTFSAKFPELSAELLRKKLDNVEATGAGRLVADCPGCIMQLRGGMEKRGGKVKVGHVAELLAENLK, translated from the coding sequence ATGCAGAACAGCAAGACGCTGAAGGAATACCGCAAGGAACTGCAGGAGTCGCTGGACAACGAATTCCTGCGCAACGCCATGGACAAGTTCGCCGTGGCCTACCGCGCCAGCCGCGCCAACGCCTTCAAGGACATCGACGAGAAGGCCATCATCGCCGAAGTGGCCGACGCGAAGGACCACGCCGCCAAGAACATGGACACCCTCTACGCCCAGTTCAAGGCCGAGGCCGAGAAGCGCGGCGTGAAGGTGCACCTTGCACGCACCGCCGCCGAAGCCAACGAGATCATCGCCCGCATCGCGCGTGACAACAACTGCAAGAAGGCCATCAAGTCCAAGTCGATGACGGCGGAAGAGACCCACCTCAACCACCGCCTCGAAGAGGACAACGTCGAAGTCATCGAGACCGACCTTGGCGAATGGATCATCCAGATGCGCCATGAAGGCCCCTCGCACATGGTCATGCCCGCCATCCACCTGTCGCGTTATCAGGTGGCCGACCTGTTCAGCGAAGTGACCAAGCAGAAGCAGGAAGTCGACATCCAGCGTCTGGTGAAGGTGGCACGCCGTGAACTGCGCACCCACTTCGCCACCGCCGACATGGGCATCTCCGGCGCCAATTTCGCCGTGGCAGAGACCGGCACCATCGGCCTCGTCACCAACGAAGGCAACGCCCGTCTCGTCACCACCCTGCCCCGCGTGCACGTGGCCCTTGCCGGTCTCGACAAGCTGGTGCCCACCCTGCACGACGCCCTGCGCTCGCTGAAGGTGCTGCCCCGCAACGCCACCGGTCAGGCCATCACCTCCTATGTGACGTGGATCGGCGGCGCCAACGAGTGCGAAGCCTGTGTCGACGGTCGCAAGGAGATGCACATCGTGTTCCTCGACAACGGTCGCCGTGCCCTCGCCGAAGACCCGTTGTTCTCGCAGGTACTGCGCTGCGTGCGCTGCGGCGCATGCGCCAACGTGTGCCCGGTCTACCGTCTGGTTGGCGGCCACAAGATGGGCCACATCTACATCGGCGCCATCGGCCTCATCCTCACCTACTTCTTCCATGGTCGCGACAAGGCCCGCAACCTGGTGCAGAACTGCATCAACTGCGAGTCGTGCAAGCACATCTGCGCCGGTGGCATCGACCTGCCGCGCCTGATCAAGGAAATCCGCGCCCGCCTGAACGAAGAGGAGGGCATGCCCGTCGAGACCACGTTGATGGGCAAGATGCTGAAGAACCGCAAGCTGTTCCACACCTTGCTGCGCTTCGCCAAGTGGGCGCAGAAGCCCGTCACGGGCGGTACCCCCTACATCCGCCACCTGCCGCAGATATTCGCCAAGGACCATGGCTTCAAGGCGCTGCCCGCCATCGCCGACAAGCCCTTCCGTGACGAATGGGAGACCGTGCGCCCGCGCATCGCCAAGCCCAAGCTGCGCATCGCGCTGTTCTCGGGTTGCGTGCAGGACTTCGTCTACCCCGAGCAGATGAAGGCCGCCGTGAAGGTCATCGCCAGCCAGAACGTGGACATCGACTTCCCCATGGACCAGAGCTGCTGCGGCCTGCCCGTGCAGATGATGGGCGAGCGCGAAGCCACCATCGAAGTGGCCCGCCAGAACGTCATGGCCTTCGACGCGGCACGGTACGACTACATCGTCACCCTGTGCGCCTCGTGTGCCTCGCACCTGAAGGAGACCTACCCCAAGCTGCTCACAGGGCATCCCGAGATGACCACCCGCGTGCGCCAGTTCTCCAACAAGATCATCGACTTCAGCTCGTTCGTCCATGACGTGCTCGGCATGAAGTCCGATGCCTTCAAGGGCGGCTCCAACGAGAAGGTCGCCTACCACAGCTCGTGCCACCTGTGCCGTGGTCTTGGTGTGGTGGAACAGCCCCGCAACCTCATCGCCGCCTCCGGCGCGACCTACTGCAAGGCCGAAGAAGAGGACGTGTGCTGCGGCTTCGGCGGGACGTTCTCCGCCAAGTTCCCCGAACTCTCGGCGGAACTCCTGCGCAAGAAACTCGACAACGTCGAAGCCACAGGCGCAGGTCGCCTCGTGGCCGACTGCCCCGGGTGCATCATGCAGCTTCGCGGCGGCATGGAGAAGCGCGGCGGCAAGGTCAAGGTCGGCCACGTTGCCGAACTGCTGGCCGAGAACCTGAAATAG